The genomic stretch CTTCCGCTGAAAGCGCTAAGGTTATGAACACAGATATAAGAAAGAAGACAAATTTCATCTCATGGTTTAGAAACCACGAAAGTACTCAGATTGAAGCAAACAGAGAATCCGGGGGTGTTAAATAGTGTTAAGAGCATTTTATCAATCCTGCCTGAACGGGAAATTTCTTATGAAATCAAGCACCTGAGTTTAATAGTCCAATGTGATGATCCTGCCTTTCGTAAAATCAAAGAACCTGTCTTTTTCAGCTACTCTGACTCCTTCAATCAAGTCTTCGGGCACTATTCCTGCTGTCTTCATGCAACTCGGGCAAGCATAAATTCCAACATTCATTTCTATTAATTTCTGAAGGCTGCTTTTCAGGGAAGTGAAGTGTCCGTAATCAATATCTGCTGCATCTTTTACAACCAGTTTAACGGCGTCAATATCCATATAGATTAGCACGTCCTTGTCGCCGGCCATCATAGTGGCCATGCTCAATGGCATAAGCACACGATGCGGACTATTGTGATCGTGTGTGATATGGATAAAAACACCATCTCGGGATTTTTCCAATTCTTCTTTAACAGGTGGTTGACAGCTTGCTAAAAGCAATGAAAGGATAATCAAAACAAAGCCATGGTTTTTCATAAATTGTTGTTTTTGTGTTAATAATGATAAAATAGGAGGGGATTTTGATAATTTGATAAAGTTAAAAAGATTCTTGCATAGACAATTAACTTTTCCTTTGTATTTTTTCACAAACTGTTTTGTCACGAAGCTTCACTCCAGCTCTATGAGGATCACAATAAAAGGGAGAAACCTGCATTCGCTTAGCATCTCGCTGCTGTGGATAAGGCTGTTCTTGTGTGCAAAATATTGTCTGGCATTCTCTATTTTGGTTCTCACATAAAGAACATGCAAGCTTTTACTATCTTTGTCCTCATATTAATCAGAACACTTATGATCAGGCTACTTCACCTGATATTGTTTTTTATAGTCTTAGCCAAACTCAATGGCCAGCCACCGGAGTTTTCAATCATTGGTCCGGGTGGCGCCATCAGTGAGGTTAGCATTATTGCCGGCACTTCTTTGCTACTAAGCACAAACTATGATGAAATTAGGGGTGCCAATGTTTTGTTCCCGGACAACCACCGGACCAGCAGCGACGTACCTTATGAAATAGGTTTTCCATTTGTATTTTATGAAGCAGTCTATACCGAGTATTTCATTGGCGCCAATGGTTATATCACTTTCGAAAACCCTCCCTGGAACCCTGCTCCTACCTTAGATACCATTCCCTATAATACATCAAACCCGGAGTTCCCCAGAAACAGCATATTTGGGACTTTTAAGGGTTGGGATGTGGTAGGGGGCAATAATGTTACCCGATTAACTCTTGGCGAAGAACCCAACCGTATGCTGATAGTTACCTGGTGCGATGTGCCCGCCCTGCAATCAGATTCCACAGGCACCTTTCAAATCGTTTTGCACGAATCAGGAGAGATTGATATACATCTTATCAAAATTCCGTTTTCAAACTACGCTGGCAATTATTCTACAGTTGGCATACAAGCTTCTAATCCGTTTCAGGGTTTGGTTGCGCCTCAAAGAATTTATGGCCCCTGGCCCCCAGTTTCATCTGAAAGTTGGAGATTCACTTGGTTGAACAGCGATTATGAAGTGGAAAGCATATATCATGAACCAGTACCGGTTGCAGAAAACATTACCTGGTACAAACCGGATACCTTCGATACCTGGGTTCCGATCAGTGATGAAAAAGAAGTTGTGATAAAACCAAAAACAAACACAACCTACCTTGCTGAAATTACTTCCTGCTGGGGCGAAGTAATTGCTACGGCTGAATTATTTGTTGAGGTTGAAGGCTCTTTTCCCAACGCTTTCAGCCCAAATTCATTAATCGAAAAAAACAGGACTTTCAAAATGCCTGTCACTTCGGGGGTAAATATCACTGACTTCAGACTTGAAATTTATAACCGATGGGGACAATTGGTTTTTGAAACCAATGATCCAACCCAGGGATGGAATGGCCGCATGATGAATACAGGAGAGGCCTGCCTGGCCGGTTTATATCATTGGATCTTAGTTTCAGCCAGCGAGAGCAAAGGTACTATCGGGAATAGCGGAGCTCTTATGCTGCTGAGGTAAGCTACAGCTTAGTATTTATTTACCAGTCCCTTTCTCAACAGATTTCTTACAACGACCTTTACCACTGAAAGGGTTTACGCTCGCAACTCAGTATTGCTTTAACAATTTTTTAGAGTTGCTCTTATCTATTTTTAATACCTTTGCCCCTCATCCTGAAAAAGGACGAACAAGTTATCCTGGTTCGCACCAGTGATCGGCTTTAAAACCAAAACAACAAAAACATGTCGTTCGACTCTGAGAAATTTGCCGGTGAAGGCCTTACATTTGATGATGTACTGTTGGTACCTGCCTACTCTGAAGTTCATCCCCGCAAGGTAAGCACTTCCACCTTTTTCTCCCGCTCCATTCAGCTTAATATCCCAATAGTATCGGCCGCAATGGATACCGTAACCGAATCCGGAATGGCTATCGCTATGGCCCAGGAAGGTGGCATAGGAGTATTGCATAAAAACATGAGCATTCAGGAACAGGCCAACGAGGTTCGTAAGGTAAAACGCGCCGAAAATGGTATGATCCTCGATCCCATCACCATTGATGAAGATGCCCTGGTAGAAGATGCGCTTAAAATCATGGCGGAATTTAAAATTGGTGGAATTCCTGTGGTAAACCACCAGAATGAACTGGTGGGTATTGTTACCAACCGTGACCTTCGGTTCGAGCGCAACCCCAAACGCCCTGCTGCCGAAGTAATGACTCGTGAAAACCTGATAACAACAACAGAATTTACCGATTTTGAAAGCGCTGAGAAAATCCTCCAAAAATATAAAATTGAAAAACTCCCTGTTATTGATAAGCACAATAAGTTAATCGGGCTTATCACTTATAAGGATATCATTAAAATAAAGGCACGCCCGAATGCATGCAAGGATGAACGCGGACGCCTTCGGGTTGCTGCTGCCGTTGGGATCACACCCGACATCCTTGAAAGAGTAAATGAATTGATATCTTTCGATGTTGATGCAATTGTAATTGATACCGCACATGGCCACTCAAAAGGGGTTCTTGATGCTACCAGACTGATCAGGAAAAATTTTCCGGATATTCAACTTGTTGTTGGTAATATTGCCACTGCCCAGGCTGCCCGTGACCTTGCCATAGCGGGCGTTGATGCGTTAAAGGTAGGGATCGGGCCAGGATCAATTTGTACCACGCGGGTAATCGCCGGCATTGGGGTGCCTCAGCTTACCGCTATTTATGAAGTAAGCCGCGAGCTTCGGGGTTCAGGAATTCCTGTGATTGCCGACGGTGGAATCAGATACACCGGTGACATTGTAAAGGCACTTGCTGCCGGGGCACACACTGTTATGGCAGGCTCATTGTTTGCAGGCGTTGAAGAATCGCCGGGCGAAACATTTATTTACGAAGGCCGCAAGTACAAAAAATATCGTGGAATGGGCTCGATCGAAGCCATGAACAAAGGATCGAAAGACAGATATTATCAGTTTGAAGAAGACGATATCAGCAAGCTTGTTCCCGAAGGAATTGTTGGTCGGGTTCCATTCAAAGGCGCCCTTTCAGAAGTCATTCATCAAATGGTAGGTGGGTTGCGGGCAGGCATGGGTTATACCGGTTCGGCCGATATCGCTCAATTACAAAAAGCAAAATTCATTAAAGTAACGCAAGCCGGTGTGATTGAAAGCCATCCGCACGATATTACCATTACCAGCGAAGCGCCAAACTATAGCCGTAAATAATCGTTTATACGTTTTGATAAATTCACAATCAGTTTCCTGTTTTTTAAAACCTTATTAGCCGAAACCAATCACGCTGAATCAAAAACCTTATCCAATGACAAAATCAAACATGATTTTCAATGCAGTAAAACTTAGCAAACTATTGCCTTTGCTTGTTACATTCCTGATCGTCTTCAGCTCTGTTCACGGACAAGACAACAGTAAAAAAATACTTGCTGAAATAGGAAATGAAAAGATCACGGTAGAAGAATTTCTTCAGATTTACCGCAAAAACAACACCCAGGTTGCTGATCTTGACCCCAAGTCGCTGGAAGAGTACCTCGAACTGTACATCAATTTCCGCTTAAAAGTGCTGGAAGCCGAAGAGAATGGACTCCATAACGAACAATCTTTTAAGGACGAATTGCAGGGATACCGTGCACAACTTGCCAAACCATACCTGGTTGATGAGGAAGCAACGGAAAGCCTGGTGAAA from Bacteroidales bacterium encodes the following:
- the guaB gene encoding IMP dehydrogenase, with the translated sequence MSFDSEKFAGEGLTFDDVLLVPAYSEVHPRKVSTSTFFSRSIQLNIPIVSAAMDTVTESGMAIAMAQEGGIGVLHKNMSIQEQANEVRKVKRAENGMILDPITIDEDALVEDALKIMAEFKIGGIPVVNHQNELVGIVTNRDLRFERNPKRPAAEVMTRENLITTTEFTDFESAEKILQKYKIEKLPVIDKHNKLIGLITYKDIIKIKARPNACKDERGRLRVAAAVGITPDILERVNELISFDVDAIVIDTAHGHSKGVLDATRLIRKNFPDIQLVVGNIATAQAARDLAIAGVDALKVGIGPGSICTTRVIAGIGVPQLTAIYEVSRELRGSGIPVIADGGIRYTGDIVKALAAGAHTVMAGSLFAGVEESPGETFIYEGRKYKKYRGMGSIEAMNKGSKDRYYQFEEDDISKLVPEGIVGRVPFKGALSEVIHQMVGGLRAGMGYTGSADIAQLQKAKFIKVTQAGVIESHPHDITITSEAPNYSRK
- a CDS encoding DsrE family protein, with the translated sequence MKNHGFVLIILSLLLASCQPPVKEELEKSRDGVFIHITHDHNSPHRVLMPLSMATMMAGDKDVLIYMDIDAVKLVVKDAADIDYGHFTSLKSSLQKLIEMNVGIYACPSCMKTAGIVPEDLIEGVRVAEKDRFFDFTKGRIITLDY
- a CDS encoding gliding motility-associated C-terminal domain-containing protein is translated as MIRLLHLILFFIVLAKLNGQPPEFSIIGPGGAISEVSIIAGTSLLLSTNYDEIRGANVLFPDNHRTSSDVPYEIGFPFVFYEAVYTEYFIGANGYITFENPPWNPAPTLDTIPYNTSNPEFPRNSIFGTFKGWDVVGGNNVTRLTLGEEPNRMLIVTWCDVPALQSDSTGTFQIVLHESGEIDIHLIKIPFSNYAGNYSTVGIQASNPFQGLVAPQRIYGPWPPVSSESWRFTWLNSDYEVESIYHEPVPVAENITWYKPDTFDTWVPISDEKEVVIKPKTNTTYLAEITSCWGEVIATAELFVEVEGSFPNAFSPNSLIEKNRTFKMPVTSGVNITDFRLEIYNRWGQLVFETNDPTQGWNGRMMNTGEACLAGLYHWILVSASESKGTIGNSGALMLLR